The Muntiacus reevesi chromosome 10, mMunRee1.1, whole genome shotgun sequence genome has a segment encoding these proteins:
- the TMEM268 gene encoding transmembrane protein 268 produces the protein MACEPHMDPGGAAGPLPTSSPGWSALPGGSPPGWGQELRNGQVLTVLRIDNTCAPISFDLGAAEEQLQTWGIQVPADQYRSLAESALLEPQVRRYIIYNSRPMRLAFAVVFYVVVWANIYSTSQMFALGDHWVGVLLVTLAAMSLTLTLVLIFERHQRKANTNTDLRLTAANGALLRHRVLLGVTDTVEGCQSVIQLWFVYFDLETCVQFLSDHIQEMKMSQESLLRSRLSQLCVVMETGVSPTADEGPENLLEEAPLLPDRPGSTEKPLMQTELRQLVPEAEPEEMAQQLLAVFGGYYIRLLVTSQLPQDLGTRHTDSARIPCPCQLIEAYILGTGCCPFLTR, from the exons ATGGCGTGTGAACCGCACATGGACCCCGGCGGGGCGGCTGGCCCCTtgcccacctcctcccctggctGGAGCGCCCTGCCTGGCGGAAGCCCTCCTGGCTGGGGGCAAG AGCTCCGCAATGGCCAGGTCCTCACGGTGCTCCGGATCGACAATACCTGTGCGCCCATCTCATTTGACCTGGGAGCCGCCGAAGAGCAACTGCAGACCTGGGGTATTCAG GTCCCAGCTGACCAGTACAGGAGCCTGGCTGAGAGCGCCCTCTTAGAGCCCCAAGTGAGGAGATACATCATCTACAACTCGAGGCCCATGCGGCTGGCCTTCGCTGTG GTGTTCTACGTGGTGGTGTGGGCCAACATCTACTCCACCAGCCAGATGTTCGCCCTGGGGGATCACTGGGTGGGCGTGCTGCTCGTGACCCTGGCTGCCATGAGCCTCACCCTGACTCTCGTGCTCATCTTTGAGAGACACCAGAGGAAG GCCAACACCAACACAGACCTCAGGCTGACAGCTGCCAACGGAGCCCTCCTGAGACACCGGGTGCTGCTGGGGGTGACGGACACGGTGGAAGGCTGCCAGAGTGTGATTCAG CTCTGGTTTGTCTATTTCGACCTGGAGACCTGTGTGCAGTTTTTGTCCGATCACATTCAAGAGATGAAGATGAGCCAAGAG TCCTTGCTGAGAAGCAGATTGAGCCAGCTGTGTGTTGTCATGGAGACTGGGGTGAGCCCCACAGCCGATGAGGGGCCGGAGAACCTGCTAGAGGAAGCTCCTCTCCTGCCCGACCGTCCGGGTTCCACGGAGAAGCCGCTCATGCAGACTGAACTTCGCCAGCTTGTTCCTGAGGCTGAGCCAGAG GAAATGGCCCAGCAGCTTCTGGCAGTGTTTGGAGGCTACTACATCCGGCTCCTCGTGACCTCTCAGCTTCCCCAGGACTTGGGGACACGGCACACGGACTCTGCAAGGATTCCATGCCCCTGCCAGCTCATAGAAGCCTACATCCTGGGCACGGGGTGCTGCCCATTCCTGACCAGGTGA